From Lacerta agilis isolate rLacAgi1 chromosome Z, rLacAgi1.pri, whole genome shotgun sequence, the proteins below share one genomic window:
- the CD99L2 gene encoding CD99 antigen-like protein 2: MVLPPCLSSHDDSQHGLSSSLQSVTAEIEEEEEANRHCHPLDLVVSPKAGRNTGISLITRYADDLDFTLEDALDDGIPTKRPTPKPPKKPSSGTGDLDLADYFDTPPETTTKSTKVTTGPYPRKPDEIHWNVMHTTTKQPKTTKAPPKKVPAKDPMDFDLSDALDDHNPGQGGGTPNVNPGGGSKGTGGRGGKPGFSDDDLAGIVDEGGYQPDKKKGGSSGSGGSDNDGALVVETGTIAGIVSGLAMALIGAVSSYISYQQKKFCFSIQQGLNAEYVKGENMEAVVTEEPQVKYSVLEPQTAEPPPPQENAKV, from the exons ATAGCCAGCATGGCTTGTCCTCCTCTCTGCAGAGTGTCACTGCTgagattgaggaggaggaggaagctaacaGGCACTGCCACCCACTGGACTTGGTTGTGAGTCCAAAGGCAggcaggaacacaggaatctcCCTTATAACAa GGTATGCCGATGATTTAGACTTCACTTTAGAGGATGCGCTGGATGATGGCATCCCAACTAAACGGC CTACTCCCAAGCCACCCAAAAAGCCTTCCAGTGGAACAG GTGACTTGGATTTGGCTGACTACTTTGACACCCCACCAGAGACGACAACTAAATCAACCAAGGTGACCACTGGTCCTTATCCAAGGAAACCAG ATGAAATCCACTGGAACGTGATGCATACCACCACCAAGCAGCCCAAAACTACCAAGGCTCCGCCCAAGAAGGTCCCAG CCAAAGATCCAATGGATTTCGACTTATCTGATGCTTTGGATGACCACAACCCTGGACAAGGTGGAGGAACGCCTAATGTAAATCCTGGTGGAG GCTCGAAAGGTACAGGTGGAAGAGGTGGAAAACCTG GCTTTTCGGATGATGACTTGGCTGGAATTGTGGATGAGGGCGGCTACCAGCCAGATAAAAAGAAAG GTGGAAGTTCAGGAAGTGGCGGCAGTGACAATGACG GTGCCTTAGTAGTAGAGACGGGAACAATTGCTGGCATTGTCAGTGGCCTTGCCATGGCCCTGATTGGTGCTGTGAGCAGCTACATCTCCTACCAGCAAAAGAAGTTCTGCTTCAGCATACAAC AGGGTCTTAATGCAGAGTACGTGAaaggagaaaacatggaagcGGTGGTGACTGAAGAACCGCAAG TTAAATATTCTGTCCTTGAGCCACAGACTGCAGAGCCACCTCCGCCGCAAGAAAACGCAAAAGTCTGA